The Psychroflexus sp. ALD_RP9 region CAATCAGTTTTAAATTGTTGAAAGTAGCCTTTAAAACTGGAGCCAAATCTTCACCAGACAATATTTTACCGTCGCTAGAAGGCGGAATTTTAATATCTAAAATAACTAAATCAGGTGAAGAATTTTGCTGTTTAAACTGGTTAATGATGGCTAAAGCTTGGTCGGCGTCTTCAGCTGAAGTTACTTTAAATTGAAACTGGTTTTGTTGAGTTTCGGCTTGTTTAATCGCTGTTTTGTAGGCTTCAACGATTAATGGATGGTCGTCTATAATTAAAATCGTGTAGGGTTTAAGCATAATTAAAGTCTTACGTGAATGCTAATTTGTGTTCCTTTTGGTCGACAGTTTTCAATATGCAACTGCCCATTTATTTTTTTGGCTCTAGAGCGCATATTTTTTAAACCAATACCATTTTTTAGATTTACTTCAATTCCTTTTCCATCATCTTTTATCTGTAAATCTAAGTGAGATCGATTGCAGTTAATTTCAATACAGATTAATGAAGCCTTGGCATGTTTAATAATATTTTGAAGCGCTTCTTGTAAAATGCGATAAATATTAACCTTTTGTTCTTGTGAGAGTTGATTAATATGCTCTTGACCTTCAATTTTAATTTGTGTTTTTAGTTGTGCGATTTTAGCTTTATCTTTTATAAGAAGTTCTAATGCTTTACTGAAACCCAAATCAGAGTCACTAAAATGATAACTTAAAGTATGCGAAACATCTCTAATTTCTTGTTCAATTTGTTGTAACTCGTTTAGGTAACTTTCGTGTAAGTCTAAATTGTTATCTTTTGGGCTTACAGGTAAGTAGCTTAAGTTTAATCGCGTGGCAAATAACTTACTTAAAACACCATCATGCAAATCTTCGGCTATGCGGTTACGCTCAAGCAAACGTTCTTTTTCTAACTCTAATTGTCGCTTTATAGTAAGCGAGTACACCTCTTGATTGGCATTTTGTATATCATTTTCAAGAGCTAATTTTTCTTTTAAAATAAACTGGTTCCTAATAAAATAGACTAAAGTAATCACAACAATAAAGCTTAACGCAATAATAATAAGCTGTAAATTTTGCTGTGATAGTTGTTTGGTTTTTGCTTTGTATTGGTCGGTTTCGTAAGCAATACGCATAAACTTGTTTTGATTATCACGCTCAACTGAGTTAATGCTGTCATTGTAGGTAATATATTGGTTAAGGTAAGTCTCGGCATGTTTTTCATCTAAACTTGCTAATAACTTTAACGCGCCTAGGTAATCTCTCGGGTTTTCAATGTCTTTTGCTAAGTTTTTAGCTTTTTCAGCTAGCAAAATCGCTTTTTGGGGCTGATTAATCGTTTCATAATACTGCGCTAAATGAATGGTGTTAATTACAATTCCTGATGCATTTTTTAAACGATCTCTTATCTCTAAAGCTTGATTAAAACTTTTAAGAACATTAGAGGTATCGCCCAGTTTTAATTGACTGTAAGCTAAATTATCTAATAATTTAGCATGCAAGTTTGTGTTTAGCTGTAAGGCTTCATGCGCTAAGGCTTCTTTGTAGCGGTTAATCGCTTCTTGATATTGACCTGTTTCGTGGTAGATAATCCCTATATTATTTAAACTTGCAATTTGTTTATTTTTTGAAGCCGACGAATCATCTAAGAAATCTAAGGCTTGTTCTTGATAGTCTAAAGCTTGGCGATAATCTCCTTTGTCTTTAGATAAGACCGATAATAAAGAGTAACAACTGTAATAAAAAGATTGATACTCTTTTTGATTGTTTAATAAGTTTAAAGCTTCAAAGATTAAATTTTCAGTTCCGCTATAATCACGAAAACGGCTTTTAATAAACGCCATGCCGTAAAGCATTTGGGCCACATGATAATGATTGTCGGCTCTGGTAAAATAGACTTTAGCTTCTTTAAAATGATAGAATGCAGAATCGTAAAGTTGTAGTTTATTATAATAGCTGGCATAATTCCACTCAACATCACCTAATTTAAACCAATTATTTTCTGCTTTCGCTTTTTTAAACGCTAATTGGTTAAGCTGCTTAAATTCTAAAGTATCGCCCAATTTTAAATAATCGTATGCAAATTGCGATAAATAAAGGTTTTGAATAGAGTCTGGTTGACGAATGATAAGTTGTTTGGCCTTATTTAATAACTGAAGTTGTTGAGTTTTATCATGAGTCGATTGGTATTGCTGAATTGCCTCTGCTAAGTTTTCAGGTACAACTTTTTCAGGTTCTTGCCTATTGCAAGCCCATAATAAACTGGATAATATTAATAAACTTATAAATTTCAATACTCGATTCATATAAAACACAAAAGTCAGTTGGTTCACTTCAACTGACTTTGTAAAAATATAATATTATAATTTAATTGTTCATCATTTAATCATGAGACCCTTTACTGCCATCAGGAATTTCAGTTTCATCTCCTGTAAAGCCATCATTTTGTTCTGAACTCAAATCATTAAGTTCCTGTGTATCGCTAAAACTGTTTTCAGTGCAAGCGGTTAATCCTATTACAAACAATCCTAATAATGCAAAGTTTTTAATCGTTTTCATAATCTTGTTTTTAAGTTAAAATTTGTTTTTGTGTTGTTAACAAGTGTAAAATTAAAGTCAAATTAATGAAGATAAAGGCCTTAAAAACAAAATCACGTGAACATACCACGTTTAGTAGTCAACTGGTATAAAATACGAGTAAGTGCCTAGTTTAAAGCACTTAAGGCAAAACCCGAAAGTTGCTGATTTATGTGGTGTATAGCTGGCTTAAAACTTTTAGAAAAAGGTATTTTAATAACTGTACCTAATAAAGTACAACGCTGTTTACCAAAATTAATTCGAGATATGTGATTTTTGTTAATAATGTAGCTACGATGTATTCGCGTAAAATTTTTAGGTAAATTCTCTTCGAATACCTTTAGTGTTTTATAAGCTGTTACTATTTTATCATTTTTAAGATAGATATCTGTCGTATTGCTATCGGCTTTTAAAAATAAAATTTCATTGGTATTAATATATTGAAAATCTTTATGAGACTGTAAGCATAATTTTGTTTCGGCAATTAAATCTGGAGAATCGTGTTTTAGCCTTAAAGCTAATTTTTTAAAATCAAGCGCATTAAAAGGCTGAAGAAAATAAGCGTAAAACCCTAGTTGAAATGCTTTAAATGCCAAATGCTCTGTTGATGAAAGAGCAATAAATTTAGGTGGAATTATTAAAGATTGATTAAAATCTAGTACAATTTGACTAAGCTGATCTTTAAAATAATCAATATCAAAGGCAATTAAGTTTAAATTGAAATCAATAGCTAAATCTATGCCTTCATTTACAGTTGAAGCATACATGAACTGAAACTGGTTTGAAATTTTTAATTGGTTAAGATGAGTCTTTATTGGTTTTAATCGGGGAGAAATAAGTAAGACCTTAAACATAACAATAAATTTTAGGCTAAAAATACATTGCTAAAAATTAAATCTGGTAGGCAAAATCCGTAAAAAAAGTAAGCAAAATCCGTACTTTTTAAAGCAAAAAGGCTTGATTTATTCGATGAAGTTATCTTTTTAGAGTGATTTGATATTTAGTTCGGTTAAACCGATACACCTAATTTTGATAAATTCTTTTAAGCTCATACAATTAAATAAGGTTGAACCTCATACTTGATTAAAGTGTTTATTCTATAAAATCTAACTGAAAAATTTTGAATATATAATATATAGAAAGTGCATCGATAATTAAAAAACAAAAGCCCCAACAAAATTGGGGCTTCTTAAAACTGTGGTGCCTCCAGGAATCGAACCAGGGACACAAGGATTTTCAGTCCTTTGCTCTACCAACTGAGCTAAGGCACCGGTAGTTTTGCGGTTGCAAATATAAATGCATTTATCATTTTACCAAAATAAAAGCTTTAAATTTTTTAAATCGTATTATTGTATCATAACTATTATAATAATGAATCTAATCGTCGATGCGGGTAATAGTTTTATTAAACTCGCTGTTTTTAATAAAAACGAAATAATAAAAAGCCAAACTTTAAACTACAAAATTGCAATAAATCAAATAAAAGAAACATTGCAAGATTATCCTATTGAGTATAGCATTATCGCTTCAACTAAACAGGAACAGCCACAATTACTACAACTATTAGAAAAAAAATCAAAACTACATGTGTTATCACATAAAAGTCAATTCCCATTTAAAAACAACTACAAAACACCCTCAACTTTAGGCCTTGACCGATTAGCTCTGGTAACTGCTGCTGTAAATGAATTTCCTCAAAAAAACAGTTTAATAATTGATGCCGGAACTTGTGTAACCTACGATTTTATAGATAGAACAAAAGTTTATCACGGCGGCGCCATATCACCAGGTTTACACATGCGGTTTAAAGCAATGCATACGTTTACCGATAAATTACCGTTATTAACTATAAAAGAATTAAATAAAAATTTGATTGGCAATACAACCGAAACATCAATGCAAGTTGGTGCTTTAATTGGTTTGGTTAATGAGATTGACGGCT contains the following coding sequences:
- a CDS encoding LytR/AlgR family response regulator transcription factor produces the protein MFKVLLISPRLKPIKTHLNQLKISNQFQFMYASTVNEGIDLAIDFNLNLIAFDIDYFKDQLSQIVLDFNQSLIIPPKFIALSSTEHLAFKAFQLGFYAYFLQPFNALDFKKLALRLKHDSPDLIAETKLCLQSHKDFQYINTNEILFLKADSNTTDIYLKNDKIVTAYKTLKVFEENLPKNFTRIHRSYIINKNHISRINFGKQRCTLLGTVIKIPFSKSFKPAIHHINQQLSGFALSALN
- a CDS encoding tetratricopeptide repeat-containing sensor histidine kinase; amino-acid sequence: MNQLTFVFYMNRVLKFISLLILSSLLWACNRQEPEKVVPENLAEAIQQYQSTHDKTQQLQLLNKAKQLIIRQPDSIQNLYLSQFAYDYLKLGDTLEFKQLNQLAFKKAKAENNWFKLGDVEWNYASYYNKLQLYDSAFYHFKEAKVYFTRADNHYHVAQMLYGMAFIKSRFRDYSGTENLIFEALNLLNNQKEYQSFYYSCYSLLSVLSKDKGDYRQALDYQEQALDFLDDSSASKNKQIASLNNIGIIYHETGQYQEAINRYKEALAHEALQLNTNLHAKLLDNLAYSQLKLGDTSNVLKSFNQALEIRDRLKNASGIVINTIHLAQYYETINQPQKAILLAEKAKNLAKDIENPRDYLGALKLLASLDEKHAETYLNQYITYNDSINSVERDNQNKFMRIAYETDQYKAKTKQLSQQNLQLIIIALSFIVVITLVYFIRNQFILKEKLALENDIQNANQEVYSLTIKRQLELEKERLLERNRIAEDLHDGVLSKLFATRLNLSYLPVSPKDNNLDLHESYLNELQQIEQEIRDVSHTLSYHFSDSDLGFSKALELLIKDKAKIAQLKTQIKIEGQEHINQLSQEQKVNIYRILQEALQNIIKHAKASLICIEINCNRSHLDLQIKDDGKGIEVNLKNGIGLKNMRSRAKKINGQLHIENCRPKGTQISIHVRL
- a CDS encoding type III pantothenate kinase; translated protein: MNLIVDAGNSFIKLAVFNKNEIIKSQTLNYKIAINQIKETLQDYPIEYSIIASTKQEQPQLLQLLEKKSKLHVLSHKSQFPFKNNYKTPSTLGLDRLALVTAAVNEFPQKNSLIIDAGTCVTYDFIDRTKVYHGGAISPGLHMRFKAMHTFTDKLPLLTIKELNKNLIGNTTETSMQVGALIGLVNEIDGFINDYLSDYEDLTVILTGGDHQILSTRLKNSIFATSNFLVKGLNFILEYNKNT